Proteins from one Hemibagrus wyckioides isolate EC202008001 linkage group LG16, SWU_Hwy_1.0, whole genome shotgun sequence genomic window:
- the LOC131366673 gene encoding uncharacterized protein LOC131366673 isoform X1, producing the protein MITIAMDMCRVQVLWFEMVRKCSASVRKCCFVCSMWMLLLFPSAITTWNCTELNTTQTAHLGMSITVSIHYSTDSSLHSVIYFRRDHLLCSYIFLNKSWIKASCESHIRFIWIQETEEISFELLNLHISNSGVYTLTVEQHVPPPTRCVGKKTIFIQVTAYPIVSMSCVKRPDRSSTILCAAEGFYPADLEQVWLRDGEYISYLNTSLECSYEENLNTSDINCNYRNNTDGSYSLTSYLSSQTPQKVMYYCWVNHSTLSQPITVNISSTECTEREEALTGLFAAFAGISCILMAFIALIITCFYQHLRRRLYLQSPIRASPSPELVSHYAAQTQVYSTLGEHRPVPCKINSSRTTYSTV; encoded by the exons ATGATCACTATAGCAATGGATATGTGCAGGGTGCAGGTTCTGTGGTTTGAGATGGTGagaaagtgctca GCATCAGTAAGGAAGTGTTGTTTTGTCTGCTCTATGTGGATGCTTCTGTTATTTCCCTCAG CCATAACCACATGGAATTGCACTGAattgaacacaacacagacggcTCATCTGGGAATGTCCATCACAGTCAGcattcattacagcacagaCAGCAGTCTACATTCTGTTATATATTTCAGAAGAGACCATTTACTGTGTTCCTACATTTTCCTAAATAAATCCTGGATTAAAGCATCATGTGAAAGCCATATCAGATTTATCTGGATTCAAGAAACAGAGGAAATATCATTTGAGCTGTTAAATCTTCACATAAGTAATTCTGGTGTTTACACTTTAACTGTGGAACAGCACGTACCACCTCCTACAAGATGTGTGGGAAAGAAGACAATATTCATACAAGTAACAG CATATCCAATAGTGTCTATGTCATGTGTGAAGAGGCCTGACAGATCTTCCACAATTCTTTGTGCTGCTGAAGGCTTTTATCCTGCTGATCTGGAGCAGGTCTGGTTGAGAGATGGAGAATACATCAGTTACCTGAACACTTCACTTGAATGTTCATACGAAGAAAATCTGAACACCTCTGACATCAACTGCAACTATAGGAACAACACAGATGGATCCTACAGCCTCACATCATACCtatcatcacaaacaccacagaagGTGATGTATTACTGTTGGGTCAATCACTCAACCCTGAGCCAACCCATCACTGTCAACATATCCTCCACTGAGTGCACTGAGAGGGAAGAGGCATTAACAG gtttgTTTGCAGCATTTGCTGGGATCAGTTGCATTTTGATGGCTTTCATAGCACTAATCATTACATGCTTTTATCAACATCTCA GAAGAAGACTTTATTTACAGTCTCCAATAAGAGCTTCTCCATCGCCTGAGCTTGTGTCCCATTATGCAGCACAGACCCAGGTGTACTCAACACTGGGAGAACATCGGCCTGTTCCATGTAAGATCAACAGCAGCCGTACCACGTATTCCACTGTTTGA
- the LOC131366673 gene encoding uncharacterized protein LOC131366673 isoform X2, with protein MITIAMDMCRVQVLWFEMASVRKCCFVCSMWMLLLFPSAITTWNCTELNTTQTAHLGMSITVSIHYSTDSSLHSVIYFRRDHLLCSYIFLNKSWIKASCESHIRFIWIQETEEISFELLNLHISNSGVYTLTVEQHVPPPTRCVGKKTIFIQVTAYPIVSMSCVKRPDRSSTILCAAEGFYPADLEQVWLRDGEYISYLNTSLECSYEENLNTSDINCNYRNNTDGSYSLTSYLSSQTPQKVMYYCWVNHSTLSQPITVNISSTECTEREEALTGLFAAFAGISCILMAFIALIITCFYQHLRRRLYLQSPIRASPSPELVSHYAAQTQVYSTLGEHRPVPCKINSSRTTYSTV; from the exons ATGATCACTATAGCAATGGATATGTGCAGGGTGCAGGTTCTGTGGTTTGAGATG GCATCAGTAAGGAAGTGTTGTTTTGTCTGCTCTATGTGGATGCTTCTGTTATTTCCCTCAG CCATAACCACATGGAATTGCACTGAattgaacacaacacagacggcTCATCTGGGAATGTCCATCACAGTCAGcattcattacagcacagaCAGCAGTCTACATTCTGTTATATATTTCAGAAGAGACCATTTACTGTGTTCCTACATTTTCCTAAATAAATCCTGGATTAAAGCATCATGTGAAAGCCATATCAGATTTATCTGGATTCAAGAAACAGAGGAAATATCATTTGAGCTGTTAAATCTTCACATAAGTAATTCTGGTGTTTACACTTTAACTGTGGAACAGCACGTACCACCTCCTACAAGATGTGTGGGAAAGAAGACAATATTCATACAAGTAACAG CATATCCAATAGTGTCTATGTCATGTGTGAAGAGGCCTGACAGATCTTCCACAATTCTTTGTGCTGCTGAAGGCTTTTATCCTGCTGATCTGGAGCAGGTCTGGTTGAGAGATGGAGAATACATCAGTTACCTGAACACTTCACTTGAATGTTCATACGAAGAAAATCTGAACACCTCTGACATCAACTGCAACTATAGGAACAACACAGATGGATCCTACAGCCTCACATCATACCtatcatcacaaacaccacagaagGTGATGTATTACTGTTGGGTCAATCACTCAACCCTGAGCCAACCCATCACTGTCAACATATCCTCCACTGAGTGCACTGAGAGGGAAGAGGCATTAACAG gtttgTTTGCAGCATTTGCTGGGATCAGTTGCATTTTGATGGCTTTCATAGCACTAATCATTACATGCTTTTATCAACATCTCA GAAGAAGACTTTATTTACAGTCTCCAATAAGAGCTTCTCCATCGCCTGAGCTTGTGTCCCATTATGCAGCACAGACCCAGGTGTACTCAACACTGGGAGAACATCGGCCTGTTCCATGTAAGATCAACAGCAGCCGTACCACGTATTCCACTGTTTGA